The sequence below is a genomic window from Mytilus edulis chromosome 2, xbMytEdul2.2, whole genome shotgun sequence.
AAATGAAACTTTTAGGTAAAATGAAGAAGAAGAAATCGATTGATTTTGGCGTTAACATGTCAAAGGCTAAGTCACAATTACAAAGCGTCCCTCTAAATATTACAGTTTTTGAACcttgaaataaaaatgtttgctCTTAATAAATGTGCAGATCGGGTTGTTTTACAGTGCCTATTGTTTGACTcaatttttcaaattgatttatGTCTCTTTTCAATCAAAAAAGCCATAGCTAAACACAGCTTGCAATTTCATTCAGCCCCTGAAACCGTTCCAATTAGTAGCAGTTAAATCTATGAAAAAAGAagcatttatatttcatttaacgACTTTAAGTGTATTTTGTTGACTTGCATCTAATTGAAACTTCATCCGCAACCCctccaaatttaaaaaagaaaatgcaaaaatcaaatcaattaaaaaaggcTTACGAATTACCAGTAAAagcattttagttatattttagaAAGCCATCGCCTATACACAATGTTGAACAAATACCTATACAAATGCATATCAAATCGCCAATAAAGCAATTAACAGAACAATTTACAACTGTATTAAAGAGATCAAAGATACCAAAGAAACATGTATAATAGTAAAGTTGATACTGTAACTTATAACATTGAAAACTTCAAAACTGCGAACACTGCTTTTCTATGATAGCACATTGTTGAAATAACAATTCCTGTCTGTAGTTAGCACTGTTGTAACATAAAGGCCTTGTCCCGTTTTTAATATTGGCAGCGTTAAATTAATTTGATctataaatatttatgaaatacttttttttatacgaaccttttattttttgtaatgaattgccttttttttcaataaaaataacgtatttaatgttttttatgaatattttcacCTTTTCATCAAAAGTTTGCAATACGAATAAAATCTAATAAAACAATACGATATTATAATCTTtataatcaaatttaattttaatgttcAGCAAACATTAAAGAAATTGTACAACATACAACAAGGCCAAGTACAAAATGCAGCAAGTGCCTTGATGAAGGACATACAGCAAGAGAATGTCCAAATGGCTGGAAATGCAAAAAATGTGGGCAATTTGGGCATAAACAATTTGAATGTACAGAAAATATGAATTCTGATAGTGAGGTAAATGATGATGGTGATGAAATGAATAACACGTTCAACAAAGAAAatcatgatgatgatgatgacgatgatgacgaAAGCAATGATGATTGCACAGGTGAAAACAATCAGTCTCTTGAGGAAGGAAATTCCCAAAATATAACAAAGCCGTCAATGAGTATCGAGGAAAGTAAGAAGACGGATAACAATCCAGAACAGTCTCAGTCAATCCTTGAAACTCAAAGTGTGTTGTCCAAGAAACAACAAGGTCAAACACCaaagaacaacaaaaacacaggCCACAAAGAGAGCATAACAAGATATCTATCAACAAAAGGCAGAGATCAAGACAGCACTAACAATATTAATGATACGCCTAAACAGTTAAGAAATAAAAATCCAAACGTTGAAAAATCTCCTGTGACGCCAACTGAAAATCTTCATGACGCAACGAGAGATGCAAAGAAGCCAAAGAAGAGACGCTAGCTTGATGATGATGATATTAAAAATACAAACTTtagatagaaatacttttaataaaaattatatataaacattaaaaaaaatgcattgccATGTTAAAATGTCTCACAAAATAGTTTGTACAGCactgtttttatttatatcatcCAGTATTTACTATCTAAAATGTTTGATCTGTAAATTTGATGTAAGCTGTATTCTATTGCAGCAAGTTGTGAAGAGAATTGAAGGTCTAGTTTCAACAGATTCTTTAACTCTACTGAAGTTAATCCTGTTTGAAATGTTTaacctgaaaaagaaaaaagtaaaaataaaatatgaagattCTGATATAGAACAAAGGTGTACTAAGATAGTgaataaattacatttaataaatttgaGTAAAACAAATCTTTTCTATTCAAAGCGAATTATGACTTGTCAAATGAtaataatgttaaatttgtttgtaaaatatataagaagCACACATTCAATACTCAGATTAGCTTCAGAAAAGGTTTTTAATATTTTGCCTAATAGTAAAAGCTCTAAAAATGCTATTTTTCAAACTGTGTACTTGAGAAAAACAGTATACTATATATCACATGTTTTTGTTATAAgaaatttatatgtatatgtatgctaTTATGTATGGacatttttatatctattaatacTAATGATATACGTTCTAGAGATATGTATTGTGATAAAATTATCTTATCATATTTATGATGAAAAGAGTACTGATAACTGCATATTGTGCCAAAAAGCGCCTAAGTTTACATGCATTATTTTGTGGTTAAAAAAAGTGTGTCAACACGTGCTTGTGTTTACATACAGTGTCACGTGGGCAAGTAAATATAGGTCATTCGACCTTGAACGGActtttaaatcaatttcaaaagttttgtatcTTGCAACAAGATCTACTGACGAATGTCTTAAATGGTTGtctattaaattttataacatagtTTATAATGAGTGTAAATCATTAAAACAATGGAAACAATCATCAAAATTCGATTCAGCCTTAAACATTAGACTCAATAGAAGAGTTATTAATAACAGTAGGTTAAAATCTAGAACATATGTAAAGAGGcaagcaaatttaaataaatgtaggaTAAACCGTAACAAAATATCGCCGGTAGTAAAAGCTAGACAATTGTTTAAAGGTACATCGATAAAATTTAAATCCGTAAGAATCAGTGAAGCGTATTTTGTAAATACTCAGGAAATATACctgtatatgaaaagaaaaagcCATTTAAAACCTTTCTGTaaacatacatttaaaagttataaaaatgctACATATATGGTAAAAGGTTTCTgccaaaaaatgaataaaaagcccTATGAAAAAGCAAAGtataaaaatgatatacaaatgtatagcaACAGCTGTAtattatatatggaaaatattttgaaaactatgATTAGAAAATGGTACTTACCAGATAAAACGctcaatcaaattttttttaatccaaaatgAAGAATAATCTACATATAAGCACGGTCAATGCCAATGGCCTGCAACAACctgaaaaaataagtaaaattgtaAGCTGGTCgaatcaacaaaaaaatgatattctATTCATACAGGAAAcccattttacaaataaaatgaagTTCACATTAGAAAAGGAATTTGGTGAAAATCTTTTTAGAAGCGATGGGACAAGCAATTCACGTGGGGTAGCGATATGGATAAAAGATAAAACCAGATTCAAATACATAGATGAACATAAAGACTTAGAAGGGAGAGTCATTATGATTAATATTgaaattgatgaaaatatttaCACATTAGTTAATATTTATGCTCCGAACAGATTAAGAGAAAGAAATAGtttctttaaaacaataaaagtgtTTATTAATAAATACGGAC
It includes:
- the LOC139510765 gene encoding putative neugrin-like protein DDB_G0288135 — encoded protein: MNSDSEVNDDGDEMNNTFNKENHDDDDDDDDESNDDCTGENNQSLEEGNSQNITKPSMSIEESKKTDNNPEQSQSILETQSVLSKKQQGQTPKNNKNTGHKESITRYLSTKGRDQDSTNNINDTPKQLRNKNPNVEKSPVTPTENLHDATRDAKKPKKRR